AAAGCCCTGATTCTCTTTGAGTTTTGTTACCTTAATGTCAACTAAATTCCCATTAGCAACATGTAGGGAGATATGAAGAGTTGTCCTCTCCCAAATGATTACAGCCcagtaatagtaaaaataataataaaaagagaaattgtctttttaaagttgAGAAAATCTGACTCAATAATCAATTATATACAAattgaaaacaagcaaaagcTATGTTCGCTATATTTCTACACCATTAGCTGAATGTTAATTTATTGGCATCTATCAGAAACCATCTGCTATTTATTTTATAGAGGTCCCAGTATCATAAGAATTAAGAGTTGGAAAAGCCTTGAAGGGCTTGTATTCAGCTTCCTCCTTGTTCCACCACTGAGGAAATCGTGGCccagctcagagaggctgggcTCAGTTGTTCTGTCAAACCTCTCTAATGAGATTTTGGAGAGCATTTTTCATGATGGTGATTTGAAGAGACCTGTAGTACCTTTCGATTGTCCTGTGCATTAATTGAATCCTAACACCCACCTTCTCTTCCCACATTCACACATTTAAGTTAGAAGCTACAAACCAAAGCAGTTTCTCTCCTATGAGAGTCCTTTCGGCGATACTGAAACGATTGGACTGTCCCGCGAGTTTCAAGGTGCTAAGCTAAAGTGGAATCATCTAGGCCGAGAACTGTTAAATAAGGACACAGCTGTCATCCTCAGCACAGATACACAGTTACCAAGACTCAGGTAGTATTTGGACCCAAAGCCAAGAGGTCTACAAGTACCACAGCAGGAAAGGAGGAACACAGGCTTTCAAGCCTTCTTGGCGATTCCGAAGAAGCCACTCCCTGATGGGCAGGAAGGCCATTTAAACTCCCTTTGGAAGCGACGATGGATGCTCGGTGGATCGGTGGATGAGGGAGGGCAGGCGGCCACAACCCGCCCGATCCTCCCTGGCGCCCATCGCGCCCGCCCGGGTGCACGTCCTGCAGGGAGGCCCCTGCACGCGCCCGCGGTGACAGACAGGGGACTCGGCAGCCTCGCGAGTAGACCCCGCCCCAGCTCCTGCCCGCGCCTATCGCGGCCGGCGCGCTGGTCACGCGGGGGAGCGCCGGGGGCTGGCGGCCAGTGCCGGCGGGGCCCGAGTGGCGGCGGCCGGGCGGAGCGGGAGGAGGTTAGAAATAGGGAGAGCGGGCCGCGCCGCCGAGCCGCCAGCCCCGAGCACGCTGCGCAGCGAGCGGCCGCACTCGCACCCGCACCGATGCTGCTGACGCTGGCCAGCGGCGCGCTCTTCTTCCCGGGGCTCTTCGCGCTCAGCACCTGGGCGCTGCGCCGCTCGCGGCCGGGATGGACGGACAACGACTGCCTGACGGTCGGCACCAGGTACCGCGGGGCCCGGCCGACCGCCCTGGCGGGGCGCTGCCCTCCGCTCCGGGCCTTGCGCGGGGTTGCAGGCGGAAAGGGGGCGGCGGGAAGCGCCCCTCGGTGCGGGGCGGGCCTGATCGGGAAGGGCGTGTGTGTCTCCCTGCCTGCTACCCCCCGCTCGGGGCATCGCGACGCCATGGCCGCCCCGGAGGGCGCCTCGGCCCGGGACAAGCAGGTTGGAGAGTGAGGCTTTGTGCTGTCcgcagtcatggagtaagaacgCTTTCTTTGGTTTCTCTTCTCTGCCCCACCTCAGGCTGGTGTCCTCGGTGCAAGCAGTGCTGGCCACCTGGGCGGGGCTCATCATCATCTGCTCCTGCAGCGACGTGGTCACAGACAGGTAATGTCCCATCCCAGGTGGAAGTACAAATACCCGGGTTGAGGGATTCCCCATCCCCCAACGTTTTCACATTTTAGTGGCTCACAGGCGCTATTCTTTGTCGTCCTGTGATGTATGTGACTGCCTGGTGGGAAAACCTGTGCCCCCTAATTAGTGCCTTCTCACTGCTTCCTGCATCCTAACTTAGGAGAACCGAGGGGAGTGTGGAAAATGTTAGAGAGCAAGAGACTGGGCGTGGCTAAAGAATGTTGTGTTCAAGGACAGTGTAGTCCCACCGTCCCTCTTTATAAGTAGGAGTATGGCTTTTGGTTCTGTGAAATGCTTTCACTGGGTTCTCCCTCCGGGacattcttttttggtttgtttgtttttgtttttggagacggggtttctctgtatagctttgtggctttcctcgaactcactctgtagcctaggctggccttgaactcacagagatccgcctggatctgcctcccaagagtgctgggattaaaggcgtgtgtcaccccCGCTCGGCCTCCCTTTGGGACATTCTTTAGCAGAGATAGTAGCACAGTGCGTGTAGCCAACTCCTATTGACAGCAGAAGTCCACCCTCCCATTCCCTGCAGATGCCGCGCTTGCTTTTCCTTTGCTCAAGATAATGAAGAGGTTTCTGGTGCCTTCAGAAAACGGACACGTTTGTGCCCAAAGTCAGGCCAGAAAATGGATGTCTGTGACGCTTCAGTGAGACGAATAAAGACCAGAAGGGGCCATCCTATTTAAACCTGGGGAGtggtgttgcttttgttttatctgtaGACCTGACCGGCTTGGAACTTGtagccctcctcctccatctgtcTCCCCAGGGCGGAATAGCAGATACGTGCCACCACATCAggatgtttgtatttatttatctgtcttcCCGCTTGGCTCTTTGAACCACTCTTTTCTCTTCCGAGAAGCTCAAGGGTGACAGGCAGGTGTCCAGGGAAAGTTGGGTGGCCTTTCCCGATTTTCCACCCTGCAGTGTGCCTGTTTCCCTGCTGGAAGAGGAACCAGAAAGAGACTCTCTCACGGTGGCCTGGGATCTTCCTGCAGTTTGATCTTGCTGGCACCATTTCATATTTTTCCTCTTATGTCTCTTCTTCTTTCTGAAGCAGTGTCTCATTTAGTTTGGACTGGCCTCggctcacggagatccgcctgcctctgcttcctcggTGCGGGACTGAAGGTGTGGGCCGCCATGCCTGCTCTTGGTGGTCGCTCTACCTGAAACGGCTCTGAGAAGCAGTGAGTCTGTTGACAGGCATTAGAACAGGTCTTAGATCTTTGGGCCCTGAGAAACGCTGGCTAATCAGTTTGCCTACAAGTGACATTATTATTTATGTGCCATTATTATTTCCCTCTATTCCATTCTTTTTTGATTGAGCTGAGCTGTGATAAATGTGGAGCTAATTCAGGAACAGAATTAGTACCCTCTCTAGCTTGGCACCCTCACATGGCACCCTCTCTAGCTTCCCGGTGTGGCAGTTCAGTGGACTGGCTCCTTGGGAAGTCACCTGAGACAAGGTGAAACATACAGATTGGATCCTAGACATGGGTTTAGACTCTCTGGGGAACAGAGTGTTCACAAGCACTTCAGGTGACCTGATGGTTAGGTAGTTTGAGAACTGTATACTGAGTTTCCTCTTCTAACACAGTTGCTCAAAAATTTACTAAAGAATGGCCGGGagatggtggggcacacctttaatcccagcactcgggaggcagaggcaggaggatctctgtgagttcgaggccagcctggtctgccaagtgagttccaggaaaggcgcaaagctacacagagaaaccctgtcttgaaaaaccattaaaaaaaaaaaaatttactaaacAAATCTAATCCTCCCTAGCAGAGGGCAGATTccaatttaaatgtttctttatatgAAGTTTTTGTGTGATGTTGGTCAGTGCAGACATTGTCCTTCCTGTGTATGCTGGAACAGTAGGAAAACATCATTTTGGCTCAGCAAATGTTGTTTCGCTCCTACTGGGCAAGTTATAGGAACACATATATGCCCCAGATCAGGCCAGGAAATGGACCtcttctgccccagcctctcTTGGTATTTAGTTGCTGTGCTGTGGTCCTTAAAGTCCAAACCCATTTCTATGCacacttctttttaaagtaaatttatgcatttagtgtgtgcgtgcacgcgaaCCGTGTTGTACTTGTGGAAGTCAGGCAGCTTGCAGGAAATGACTCTCTCCTTTCATCACGTAGgtcctagagattgaactcaggggtCGTCAGGCAAGCGTCTTAACCCACTAGGCCACATCTAGCTGGCCCCATACTTTTATGAATGACTGGAACCCCCAGTTAACCATAGATAAGGAAAGAACATGGCCAGGGTGCTCTCTACAGATTGTCTACGGTGGGGCATGCAGAAGCGAGAGAAACTGTGTAGATCTGCAAGTTAAACCCTGAAACTCCCAAGGGTTGAGCAACTGAGGAGTTAAACTGGAAAGGTTGGACTTGTGATTTAGAAGACCTTCCAAACCAGTTCCTTGGTGGAGCTGCTGAATCACTGGGAAGTTTATCTCCATCGAAGTCAGTTTCTATCAAAAAACTCGAAGTCTGTAGATAAGTGGCGGAACCCGGCGAACGGTTACAGTAAACCACCCGTATATCCAGGCAGGATGGATGCCTGCTTTTTACCCTCGACCCTCATGCGTTTGCTTCGTAATTTAGAGATACCCTCCTTAACAGTTCGCCCTCTTCACCGGGAAGGGCCCAAAGTACTAGCTGACTgagaacagagctggagagagccAGTGAAGAGACCGACTTGGTGCTCCATCACTGACGTCCATGACTATTTtgtctgtccctgtgctttcttTCAGGCACTGGCTCGCCAGAGAATATGTCTGGTTTTTGATACCATACATGATCTACGACTGCTATGCCATGTACCTCTGCGAATGGTGCCGAACCAGAGACCAGAAACTCCGACGTGCCACCATCTTCCGGAACTTCCTGATTGAAAACCGCCTGATGGTCACGCATCATGCGGTCATCCTGTTTGTCCTCGTACCTGTCTCACAGGTACAGCCTCTCGGGACAACAGCCTCACCAGCCATTCCGCCACTGGAACTGCCTTGGTCATTCCTTAGGAGTGGGAGGGCCCTTTTCGTTCCCTTCTGTGCTCTGCCCACCTCCTGCTAACTACGTCATTGGGTTCGGTCTTCCATGCAAGCAGTGGAGGAAAACCATAGCACCTGCAATGTCTGTGACTCTAGCCAACattgttactttttctttcttttctttctttctttctttctttctttctttctttctttctttctttctttctttctttctttctttctttctttctttctttcttctttcttctttcttctttcttctttcttctttctttctttcttctttcttctctctctctctctctctctctctctctctctctctctctctctctctctctctctcttttgggttttttgagactctgtgtagctttggagcctgtcctagaactcactctataacccaggctggcctggaactcacagagatccgcctgcctctgccttccgagtgctgggattaaaggcatgtgccacattgTTACTTTTTCAAAGAttgtttctattgtgtatgtatgggtgtttttgcctacatgtatgtctgtgcacaactTGCTTACCTGGAGGCTGTAGAGGCCAGAACTATAGgtggattccctggaaccagagttactgGTGATTTGAGCCACCATACGGGtgataggaattgaacctgggtcctctggaagagcagccagtgagtgtcCTTAACTCCTGAGCTatgtttcctgtcctgatttggtttttagtttttttccccattaCCAGGAATTAAATTAGCACCTTGCTCATGATGGGAAAGCAGCCTACCATTCATTCATCTGTGCCCCCAGCTCTTTTGACTTTTTGAAATAGTCTGAGTTGCTCAGGTTGACCTTGGCCTTGTAGTCCACTGACCTCAGCttctcctggagctgaaattatagGCCTGTCCCACCAATAGACATCAACAtcatttctgctttattttattgAAGTGGGTGTGCGGGTACCTGTGGAAGTCAGTAGTGGCATCAGATCCCTCGGAGCTGGAGATCCAGGTCATTCTGAATTGCCTGAcaatggtgctgggaaccaaattcatccctggaagagcagcaagtgctcttcaccacgaagccatctctccagccctatttgtttattttattttattttgagacaggatctcactatgtagaccagactgttctCAAATGTGTAGCCATCTTCCTGTCTACCACATCCAGCACActctattttcttatttcctttgtgtacctgtgtgtgtgtgtgtgtgtgtgtgtgtgtgtgtgtgtgtgtgtgtacggtaCAAGTAAGGAGGCCAAGGGACAACTCGGAGAAGTCAGTTCTGCTACCATACAGGCTGTAGGTGGTATGGGGTCCCACTTAGGTTGCCAGGCCgttgcctttaccagctgagccgtctctttGCCCCACGTCTTCTTAGTCCAGTGTTTCCGAGCAGGTCGGTCCATCAGGTAGGCTGCtatttcaggaagaaaaaaagaaggtacTCCATTCATTCGGTAAGGACTTTGCCTTCTAGCACATACTTCGATGACTGAACAGACCCAGTGCTTTTGACACAGAAGCACCAGAGTTCCTCCCTATTGTCCCTAAAATCAGATGAAGCCTGCTGTAGGACTCAGTGGGCCTATCTGCATTGACTTTGGGTCCTCCCCACATGATTGGCAGGGAAGCAACAGGATATTAACTGGATGGCCACTTGCCTGTTAACATTTTTCTCCCTTCAGGGTCTCATGGTTATCTTTTCCCTATAGCCTGTTAGGATTTTCCTTCTGGTGGTTTCTGAAGCTCTACATCTCAGtgacctttcttctctctctctgcagaagCTCCGCGGAGAACTTGGAGACTTCTTTGTCGGCTGCATCTTCACAGCAGAACTGAGTACTCCGTTTGTGTCGCTGGGCAGAGTTCTGATTCAGGTATGTGTGAGTGAAACCGCAGATGTGAGGGCGGAGGGGACAGATCCTACCCTGCCTCTGGAGACCGGGGTTTGGTGAGATCTTAGCACCAGGAGAAGAGACTCTTTGACAGGTTACATCATCATCCGGACCAGGTGGAGGAAACTTttgatctctgtctgtctgtctgtctgtctgtctctctctctctctctcacatacacacacacacttgttcttATACACCTATAAGAGAGGTGGCTTGGGTCAAATTCAGCATCACTTTTGGTAAACTTATGAGGCTGTATATGGTGGCtgaagagagagctcagtgggcaaGACAGCTTACTGCACCAAAGCAGTGttacccccctcccctccccactcaggGCAACATCCATAATACTGGGCCAGAAGCAGATACCAGCTTGGTTCTtgtaaaagctaggcatggctgAGTGTGCAGCCTAGCTGAAagggtgagctctgggttcagtgagaccctgtccccagagAGTGAGAGGGTGACAACTaacatcttctggtctccacagggacATGCATGGGCCTGCAtacctgcttgtgtgtgtgtgtctgtctgtttaaGTGCCAAGCCATTTAGCGCTGTAGGCCTTGATTTGTACAAGAACCTGCTTGACTGTGGTAAGGCTGGGTTCCATACCCGATGACCCATCCTCTTGGTGACCttgtcttctccttcctttttccttgcaGCTGAAGCAGCAGCATACCCTTCTTTACAAGGTCAATGGAATCCTCACGCTGACCACCTTCCTCTTCTGCCGGATCCTTCTTTTCCCCTACATGTACTGGTCCTATGGCCAGTACAAAGGAATAAGCATACTCCGAGTGCCGTTTAATATTCCTATGCACTGCAATGTGGCCAATGCCATCCTCATCTCTCCCCAGCTCTACTGGTTCTCACTGCTGTGCAAGAAGGCAGCCCGGCTCTTTGACACTGCCAAAGCCAAAAAGAACGGTTAATTAATCTCAGGAGTCAGGCACTCACACGAGCTGCCTCCTCTACTCAGTATTCCAAGGACCAAATTGTGCCTGGGGTAGCTTCTGCCTTCTGGATATTGATAAGCCTCTGGATTTGAGGTTTTCTTTGTAAGAATCCCCATTACCTCCCCCTTCTAACCTGCTCCTTTTGCAAAAGCACTTTTCTCCCctacctccctcccacccccgccccggtGATAACTTGGATCCTGTCAAACCTCCACCGCAGCAAAGTAGTTTTCATGCAAGCCTGAGGAGCCTTCCTTGGGCCTCTGACAAGAGCTCTGGGAGGAGGCGCACTGCTCTCCCCACTCAGGGCAACATCCATAATACTGGACCAAAAGCAAGGGACCACTTGGTTTCTGAAGTAGCGTCAGTTTTCCAACACTAGGAAAACCATTGTGGGTGTGTAGTCTTTTACTGTTTACTAGACAGCCCTGGTCTTCTCCTCTGTGTATCAATGAATTCTCATCCTACTGACTTCCAGTCAGCAGGACTCACTGATAATGGGAAAGAGGCAGGGCTGAGAACCTGAAGACTTGAGTAGGTCAGGCggccagcagaggccagcacCTTTGCAGGCTGGCTTGGTATAAAGACCAGTAGCACAAACTTGTGAGCTTGTTGCAAGCAGTCACCGACACTATTTTCTTTGTAGCATAGTCTCTTACCCAGTTTTCTCTGCGTCCACATAGAAAGCTGGTCCCGAACTCCAGGACAAAGTGAAGTGATGGCTTCTACAGTGGATGACCAACCGGGTCATCCCACTCTGACACTGCCCTTTTCATTCAAAATGGACACAGCCATCTGCATTCCAACCTTTGAGGTCTCAAGCAGGCCATCGCTTCCTGAAGAGACCCATTTCTGTATTGAATGTGCGGCCATTTAGCCACAGACTAGAGAACATGAGGGCAGCCAAGCTGGCCAGAGCACGTCCTGTGGACCAACGTGGTAGCCGTGTGCAGTCGGATGTGGTGGAGCGCTGACCCTCCCTCACAACAGGCTGGGGTTGAGAGCGCCTGCCGCCACTTCCAGGTAGCAGCAGAAACACTATAAGTGCCTTATAATTCACTCTTCATGGACTTTTAAAGGACTGGATGATTGCCTCAAATTTTGAGTTTCAGTCTTTAATAggtgccatttaaaaaaaaaatgctgttttgtgttttgtttactgTCCATGTATCCACAAGTCATCCATATGGTGATTAAATTGCACTAAATCCTGTTTCTTATTTGCTAAGTGCATTGGCACTGACTTCCTCAAACATCCTGGGACCCAGCTTGACAGACTGGTGTGTGGGATCCTAGTCTGACCATGGAATGTGACTGACTTCCAGGCAGGTCTTATTCATACCTTCCTCCAACATGTTGGTTCAAGGTACCAAAGGATTCACGGAAGGTGGCCAGAGTTCAAGCTCAGTGTTCACATATAACTTCAGGTCTGGCTTCCTCTGGTGAATCCCAATTAGGAGTTGGGAGAGTGGAAGCCTGCCTGTTGACCACAGAACAGTTTACTGTAGGTAGGAGAAAAGTAGTAAACCATTTTAAATGAGGGTGTGGATATGCAGGAGGTGACGGGACCTTTTCTCTCATCCCCCTAAATGATACCTCCCTAACCAGTTCTTAAGAGTTGTGTAATAGTGTCTTTCACACTCATTTCTATGCTTCTGCACGCATTGTTACCTCTGCCATTCACTCATCAAAACGAAGATGCCACTCGAGGGTATCAGCTGTTCACAGGCCCTGGCTTAGCACAGCCCCTCCTGGCTGTGCTGAATGGATGGTTATTACCCCCTTACCAGTGTTTCATGGTTCAATCCTCCAACAAAGGTGCAGGCCTCTCTGGCACACAAGTCACAGCCAGTGCCAAATGAGCCCTTCCCACGTGTGCCCTTTTTGGCGATAACCTTGGAAAAAAAGATGGAAGTACTAAAATGCTTGCtagcagcccaggctagccttgaacttaggaTCCTTCTACTTCAGCCACCCCAACGCTGGGATTATAGGGATGTACTGTTGGCAAGCCTAGCTGAAGACTCCAAGAGACCTCAGTGAAAAGAACATGTAACTTCCTATTTTTTTCTACTAAGTAGCTCCACCTTTGGGCTTACTGCCAATCTAGGTGGAAAAGTTCAGTTACAGACATGTTCCTCCCCAGctggacttgtttttttttttttttttttttttaacttttggatgttactatgtagtccagactgccaccctcagcctcccaaaggctgACGTCACAGGTGTACACTGCCACACCCGCCCCACTGGCTTGACTTGATCCTAAAGATTACCTAACCCTAACTTTGGAGCATATTTAAGCCCAAACTTCTGAGAAAGGCTCAAGACCAGATGAAATCCAAAAGAGTTTTATTGTAGTCGTATGTGACAAATAGCTACGAAACTGTTTTCTTTACACTGCTCCTGTACTGTATCCCTCTCATCCTGTGTACATTCTCACCCGTAAGGTCGTGCAGCCCTGGGCCCTGTAGGAACACCCTGCTGGAGGGACGGCTTTGGCTTTTGTTCCGCCCTCCAAGGTCAGAAGTTGTTGATCTTCTGTAGCAGGGTTTGCCGCCGCTCCTCGGGGCTAATGTTCTTAGCGATAGACTTGAGGAAGCGCTGCTCATCGACCTTCTGGAGCAAGGAGCCCACAGAAGGGTTGGCCTTGCTCAGGGTTTCATAGCAGGTAAGGATTTCCAAAGCCAGCACGTACAGGGGCTCACAGACCTCCTGGGGGAGCATGGCCATGATGTGCAGAACATGACAGAACATCTGGGTATACACAAACAAGGTTTCCTGAGTCAAGTCCCCTTCCTGTCCCTGGGCCCAGGGGCCCCCCGACTGGATCAACCTGACGGCATCCAGGATACTGGACAGACTACTACAGAGGAGTCTGACCACATGGCTCCAGCCGTCCATAGGGAGCCAGTTAGAACAGCTCTGGCTGCAGAGAAACTGGAAGGCTCTCAAGGAGAGGACGGAGAGCTGGAGCTCCTGGGCAAAGGGCCTCAGGTTGAGCAGGGGGACAAACTGAATATACTCCAGGCTGTAAGGGACGTGAAGGAGCTGCTTCCCCAGCAGCTTCCTGGTCAGCTGCTGCAGGCACTGCCACTCCTGGGGACTACACCAAGGCATGACTTGGACCAGGGCCACCAGAAAGCCCTTGCTAAATAATCTGACCTCCTCGGGATTGTCCACATCCACCACTAAGAGGGAGAGCATCTCTTCAGAGACACTGCTGGAGATGGAGCAGCACTCCATCCAGGCGAGAAGCCCCGTGCCTGGCCCATAGCCTTCGTGGGCCTGCGAGGTCCACTGGGCCTCAGAGAGCTTACAGATCTCAAAAAGGGTGGCTGGCACCTCACACTTGAAGTGTCCTTCAAAGAAGCTCTTCAGTCTCAGGCCCACAGTCCAGTCCAGCTGGTCCACCTTGCGGTGGAGCCAGGACAGGGACTTGGCCCAGGTGTCTGGGGAGAAGGTCTCGGCGTTGGCCAGCACAATCTCGCAGAGGAGCTCCAGGATGTGGGTCACAAGATCCTTGCTGTCCAGAGGGAGGCAGCGCTTCTCCCGCGGGAGCTGCCAGAACTTGCTGAAGCTGTCCAGGAGCCGGCACAGGCTGAAGAGCAGCGGGAACGGGGAGCAGGTTTGCAGCCAATACTCTTCCAGGCTCACGCCGGCTTCAAGGGTCTGGATGAAGAGCTTCAGACTCAGACCTACCTCCTCCGTGTCCAGCATCAAGAACGGCAGGACAAACTCCTTCAGCACCTCATCAGGCTCCAGAAGAGCGGCAACGGGAATCCCCTGTGGTTTCACAGGATTCATCAGGCAGCTCACCAGCTCCAGAAactgcttctcttctttgggggtAGAGAACTTTGTCCAGACAGTTTCTTTGAGGCAGGACACCATGAAGCTGGTATGTGGCTTGGGCCCTTGTGTTTCTGTGAACTTGAGGGCAGGGAAGGCCGTGAGAATCTGAGCCAGGAACCTGTGAGTGCCCAGATTGCTCACAGCTATGCTGCACATCCTCTTCACCACAACTTCCGGGTACAGGATCACCAGGCGGGCCACGGAGGTCACCGCTTTCGCCAGACCCTGTTCGGAGGTGCTCTGTGCCAGCTGGTTAAACGTGGTGTTGAGGTCTTCCTGAAAACCCTCCAAGTAAAGAGACAATCTGTCGGAGAGGCCCTTTGGCCCCCAACAATGCAAGACACCAGAAAGGACTTTATTTTTGTCTGGTAGGGAGAGGTCTGCATAGCACTCCAAGGTCAAGCAGGTCACCTGCTTGATCTGAGACTGGGGAATAACCCTGTTAGATTTGATGACTTCCATCACCGTTTCCAGCAGACTCAAGACCAAGTCTGGTTCTCTGAAGAGAGACCTGTTGTTAACCAGGCAGGCAACCCACTCATCTGAAAAGGCCCACTTCTTCTCAGAAGCAAAAATGTAGCACATTTCCATGTGCCGGTCCATCTTCTGCTCAATGATGGCCATGGCAATGGAGGCGGTGATGTCCTCGAGGCCCTTGTCATTCAGCACTCGGCTGGTTtttctcaggaagtccctgacaCACTCAGCTAGTTCACAgaccacctgcctctcctccttgGACATGCTGGCAGTATCCAGGTAGAGTTTCAAGTTCtggctgaaggaagtcagactGTCACACAGCCGGTAGGTGTCATAATTTGTCCCCTGACTGCTGTTGAGCATGTCCTGCAGTTCTGTACCCCACTCCTGCAACAGGCTGTGCATCAGTTCAAACCCCATGAAAACAGTCTCACCGGGGAGTTTGGCCAGTGAGGTGAGGCTCACGTCCCGCTCTGCCTCCTTGACCTTCTCGGCCAGGGCCTGTTGATGGTATGGATTCTGGGTGTCCGAATTCCATACAGAGATCACTGTGGCTAGCTTGTCTAGGTACATGGTGGCGGATACCTCCTGGGGGTCGTCCTCCATCAGTGCAAACACACTCAGCATGTCAGCCAAGTTAGCCAACGCACAACACTTCATCCCGAGGCACAGGATTCTCTTTTGGATTTGCTTCAGCCCACTAAGCAGCATGGCCAACAGCGGCATGGTGGGACCGACATCGGGGTCAGACTTGAACCTCTTGGGAGGATGGGAGAACTCATCTGAAGATGGCAAGTATTTATGGGCCATCATCCTGAACTGGGAAAGCAAGGGGTCCTGCTGGTCACCCCTGTGCTTCATCATCTCCCACCAGACATCCAGGAAGAAGGCGACATCCTTGGAAGAAGTGTCAACAGTCAAGTGTTCCAGAAAGTTCTGTAGCTCTGAGCGGCAGATGGTGGTAGGCAGGGCCATGAGGAGCTGAATGAAGAGTCCAGAAGCTTCCAGAGACTTCAGCAGCTCAAAAAGGACAGTGTGGTTGATGGTCGGGATCATGTTGCCCACGGAGAAGAACACATCTTCCTGCCACCGGGTATCGGTGTCGGAAgggctgatgggggagggctgaAGAACCTTTGCCCAGATGATGATCAGCGCTTTCTTCTTCCAGGCAAACGGCTGCGAATGTGCTGTGGCTGAGGAGATCTCCTTCAAGGCCTCCACAATGGGCTGCCCCACATGTTCCCAGTCGGACTTTGTCAGCTGCAC
This Peromyscus leucopus breed LL Stock chromosome 8b, UCI_PerLeu_2.1, whole genome shotgun sequence DNA region includes the following protein-coding sequences:
- the Tlcd3a gene encoding TLC domain-containing protein 3A isoform X4, which gives rise to MLGGSVDEGGQAATTRPILPGAHRARPGARPAGRPLHAPAVTDRGLGSLASRPRPSSCPRLSRPARWSRGGAPGAGGQCRRGPSGGGRAEREEVRNRESGPRRRAASPEHAAQRAAALAPAPMLLTLASGALFFPGLFALSTWALRRSRPGWTDNDCLTVGTRLVSSVQAVLATWAGLIIICSCSDVVTDRSSAENLETSLSAASSQQN
- the Tlcd3a gene encoding TLC domain-containing protein 3A isoform X2, whose product is MLGGSVDEGGQAATTRPILPGAHRARPGARPAGRPLHAPAVTDRGLGSLASRPRPSSCPRLSRPARWSRGGAPGAGGQCRRGPSGGGRAEREEVRNRESGPRRRAASPEHAAQRAAALAPAPMLLTLASGALFFPGLFALSTWALRRSRPGWTDNDCLTVGTRLVSSVQAVLATWAGLIIICSCSDVVTDRCRACFSFAQDNEEVSGAFRKRTRLCPKSGQKMDVCDASVRRIKTRRGHPI
- the Tlcd3a gene encoding TLC domain-containing protein 3A isoform X1, producing the protein MLLTLASGALFFPGLFALSTWALRRSRPGWTDNDCLTVGTRLVSSVQAVLATWAGLIIICSCSDVVTDRHWLAREYVWFLIPYMIYDCYAMYLCEWCRTRDQKLRRATIFRNFLIENRLMVTHHAVILFVLVPVSQKLRGELGDFFVGCIFTAELSTPFVSLGRVLIQLKQQHTLLYKVNGILTLTTFLFCRILLFPYMYWSYGQYKGISILRVPFNIPMHCNVANAILISPQLYWFSLLCKKAARLFDTAKAKKNG
- the Tlcd3a gene encoding TLC domain-containing protein 3A isoform X3, producing the protein MIYDCYAMYLCEWCRTRDQKLRRATIFRNFLIENRLMVTHHAVILFVLVPVSQKLRGELGDFFVGCIFTAELSTPFVSLGRVLIQLKQQHTLLYKVNGILTLTTFLFCRILLFPYMYWSYGQYKGISILRVPFNIPMHCNVANAILISPQLYWFSLLCKKAARLFDTAKAKKNG
- the Gemin4 gene encoding gem-associated protein 4, with translation MDLGPLNICEEMTILHGGFLMAEQLFHPKALVQLTKSDWEHVGQPIVEALKEISSATAHSQPFAWKKKALIIIWAKVLQPSPISPSDTDTRWQEDVFFSVGNMIPTINHTVLFELLKSLEASGLFIQLLMALPTTICRSELQNFLEHLTVDTSSKDVAFFLDVWWEMMKHRGDQQDPLLSQFRMMAHKYLPSSDEFSHPPKRFKSDPDVGPTMPLLAMLLSGLKQIQKRILCLGMKCCALANLADMLSVFALMEDDPQEVSATMYLDKLATVISVWNSDTQNPYHQQALAEKVKEAERDVSLTSLAKLPGETVFMGFELMHSLLQEWGTELQDMLNSSQGTNYDTYRLCDSLTSFSQNLKLYLDTASMSKEERQVVCELAECVRDFLRKTSRVLNDKGLEDITASIAMAIIEQKMDRHMEMCYIFASEKKWAFSDEWVACLVNNRSLFREPDLVLSLLETVMEVIKSNRVIPQSQIKQVTCLTLECYADLSLPDKNKVLSGVLHCWGPKGLSDRLSLYLEGFQEDLNTTFNQLAQSTSEQGLAKAVTSVARLVILYPEVVVKRMCSIAVSNLGTHRFLAQILTAFPALKFTETQGPKPHTSFMVSCLKETVWTKFSTPKEEKQFLELVSCLMNPVKPQGIPVAALLEPDEVLKEFVLPFLMLDTEEVGLSLKLFIQTLEAGVSLEEYWLQTCSPFPLLFSLCRLLDSFSKFWQLPREKRCLPLDSKDLVTHILELLCEIVLANAETFSPDTWAKSLSWLHRKVDQLDWTVGLRLKSFFEGHFKCEVPATLFEICKLSEAQWTSQAHEGYGPGTGLLAWMECCSISSSVSEEMLSLLVVDVDNPEEVRLFSKGFLVALVQVMPWCSPQEWQCLQQLTRKLLGKQLLHVPYSLEYIQFVPLLNLRPFAQELQLSVLSLRAFQFLCSQSCSNWLPMDGWSHVVRLLCSSLSSILDAVRLIQSGGPWAQGQEGDLTQETLFVYTQMFCHVLHIMAMLPQEVCEPLYVLALEILTCYETLSKANPSVGSLLQKVDEQRFLKSIAKNISPEERRQTLLQKINNF